Proteins encoded within one genomic window of Bradyrhizobium sp. 186:
- a CDS encoding thioesterase family protein, whose amino-acid sequence MRQIPLGTKGTFTLRVQPEHLANRFKDAILPRVLATPVMILIMENAALNAIRPFLDAGESAVGTAVDVQHFAATPVDLDVCATAEVVNVEGKRVDFRVSASDGMEEIGSGTHQRIVIDLGPFNERLARKAAVGAA is encoded by the coding sequence ATGCGCCAGATTCCGTTGGGAACCAAAGGAACGTTTACATTGCGTGTGCAACCCGAACATCTTGCCAACCGATTCAAGGACGCCATATTGCCGCGAGTGTTGGCGACGCCCGTGATGATTCTGATCATGGAAAACGCCGCGCTCAATGCCATCAGGCCGTTTCTGGATGCAGGTGAAAGCGCGGTCGGCACTGCAGTAGATGTACAACATTTCGCTGCTACGCCCGTAGACCTCGACGTGTGCGCGACGGCCGAGGTAGTCAACGTCGAAGGAAAACGAGTTGACTTCAGGGTGTCGGCAAGCGACGGCATGGAAGAGATCGGCAGCGGAACCCACCAGCGAATCGTGATCGATCTTGGTCCGTTCAACGAGCGCCTCGCCAGGAAGGCAGCCGTTGGCGCTGCGTAG